The following are encoded together in the Bradymonas sediminis genome:
- a CDS encoding ATP-dependent Clp protease ATP-binding subunit, which translates to MPTKFDLSQFTRKARKAMARAQELATDLEHRHVGIEHTMLAMLEQSDSVVETVLKKLGADTNALGRGLIAELETMPRNYKRGQAQVFVDKQLLSALDVAAEEAKKLDDKFVSTEHLLLAFARERKSYTGRELRATGASADKLRDALAEGRSGKKVAQAEGEVSEILGKFAEDLTERARRGELDPVIGRSGEMRRLMQVLCRRTKNNPVLIGEPGVGKTAIVEGLAQRVVAGDVPAGLQGKRIMSLDVGALVAGTSLRGQFEERMKAVINEVVQSKGDIILFIDELQQIVGAGGEGSGGAVNLLKPAMARGEISIMGTTTIDEYREYIEEDAALERRFQSILVDEVDIGECVSILRGIKQQYEIHHGVQIRDQALIAAAEGTDRYVSDRALPDKAIDAIDEACSRLRLEIDSKPAKLDAIERSILQLQVERESLAEATDAETVEARDGLENEIESQEEEAARLRVRWELEKGALDELTEHKEALETSEKEILEAQRAGELGRAAELKYSVLPRIQKEIAQAEAKLDEIHADERLLKDYVDETDIAAVIASWTGIPTSRMLESEREKLLNMPNRLRQRVVGQDHAIEAICKAIWRSRAGLKPAGRPIGNFMFVGPTGVGKTELAKALSEFLFDSEDSLVRIDMSEYMEQSKVNTLIGSARGYVGSQSGGILTEAVRLKPYSVVLFDEAEKAHPDVFNILLQVMDEGRLSDSQGRMVDFSNTLIILTSNVGSREIMDLTGKVEQEELNDAVGEILKDHFKPEFLNRLDAPITFQALSCESIRLIVDIQERGLRKLLGQQKILIGLSDAARDFLAEEGYEPEYGARPLKRAFGKFIHDPLSTEILEGRFGEGDEIKVDVAEDGKGLTFNRVEKA; encoded by the coding sequence ATGCCGACCAAATTTGATTTGTCCCAATTCACGCGCAAGGCCCGCAAGGCGATGGCGCGGGCGCAGGAGCTGGCCACCGACCTTGAGCACCGTCACGTCGGCATCGAGCACACGATGCTGGCGATGCTCGAGCAGTCCGACAGCGTGGTGGAGACGGTGCTCAAGAAGCTGGGGGCCGATACCAACGCGCTGGGGCGCGGGCTCATTGCGGAGTTAGAGACGATGCCGCGCAATTATAAGCGCGGTCAGGCCCAGGTTTTTGTCGACAAGCAACTGCTCTCGGCCCTCGACGTGGCGGCCGAAGAGGCCAAGAAGCTCGACGATAAATTTGTGAGCACCGAGCATTTGCTGCTGGCATTTGCGCGCGAGCGCAAGAGCTACACCGGGCGCGAATTGCGCGCGACCGGGGCGAGCGCCGACAAGTTGCGCGACGCCCTGGCCGAGGGGCGCAGCGGTAAAAAGGTCGCGCAGGCCGAGGGCGAAGTGTCTGAGATCCTTGGTAAATTCGCCGAGGACCTCACCGAGCGGGCGCGCCGCGGGGAGCTAGACCCGGTCATCGGGCGCTCCGGGGAGATGCGTCGGTTGATGCAGGTCTTGTGTCGGCGCACCAAGAATAACCCGGTGCTCATCGGTGAGCCCGGCGTCGGTAAGACCGCCATCGTCGAGGGGTTGGCCCAGCGCGTGGTCGCCGGCGATGTGCCCGCGGGCCTGCAGGGCAAGCGCATCATGAGCCTGGACGTCGGGGCGCTGGTCGCCGGGACGAGCCTTCGCGGTCAATTTGAGGAGCGCATGAAGGCGGTCATCAACGAGGTCGTGCAGAGCAAGGGCGATATTATTCTATTTATCGACGAGCTCCAGCAGATCGTGGGTGCAGGGGGCGAGGGCAGTGGCGGCGCGGTGAACCTGCTCAAGCCGGCGATGGCCCGCGGTGAGATCAGCATCATGGGCACCACGACCATCGACGAGTATCGCGAGTATATCGAGGAAGACGCCGCGCTTGAGCGGCGCTTCCAGTCGATCTTGGTCGACGAGGTCGATATCGGTGAGTGCGTGTCGATTTTGCGCGGCATCAAGCAGCAATACGAGATTCATCACGGCGTGCAGATCCGCGACCAGGCGCTCATCGCGGCGGCCGAGGGCACCGACCGCTACGTGAGCGACCGGGCGCTGCCGGACAAGGCCATCGACGCCATCGATGAGGCGTGCAGCCGCTTGCGCCTCGAGATCGACTCGAAGCCGGCGAAGCTCGACGCCATCGAGCGCAGCATCTTGCAGCTTCAGGTCGAGCGGGAGTCGCTGGCCGAGGCGACCGACGCCGAGACGGTGGAGGCGCGCGATGGGCTGGAGAATGAGATTGAGAGTCAGGAAGAAGAAGCCGCGCGCCTGCGCGTGCGGTGGGAGCTTGAGAAGGGCGCGCTCGACGAGTTGACCGAGCATAAAGAGGCGCTTGAGACGAGCGAGAAAGAGATCCTCGAGGCCCAGCGGGCGGGCGAGTTGGGGCGCGCGGCCGAGCTTAAGTATAGCGTGCTCCCGCGCATCCAGAAGGAGATCGCCCAGGCCGAGGCGAAGCTCGACGAGATCCACGCAGATGAGCGTCTGCTCAAAGACTATGTCGATGAGACCGACATCGCCGCGGTCATCGCGAGCTGGACCGGCATTCCGACCTCGCGCATGTTGGAGTCGGAGCGTGAGAAGTTGCTCAATATGCCCAATCGCCTGCGTCAGCGGGTCGTCGGGCAGGACCACGCGATCGAGGCGATCTGCAAGGCTATCTGGCGCTCACGCGCGGGGCTTAAACCGGCGGGGCGCCCGATCGGTAACTTCATGTTCGTCGGCCCCACCGGCGTGGGGAAAACCGAGCTGGCCAAGGCGCTCAGCGAGTTCCTCTTCGACAGCGAGGACTCGCTGGTTCGCATCGATATGAGCGAATATATGGAGCAGTCGAAGGTCAACACGCTCATCGGCTCGGCGCGCGGGTATGTGGGCAGCCAGTCGGGCGGTATTTTGACCGAGGCCGTGCGCCTGAAGCCCTATTCGGTGGTGCTCTTTGACGAGGCTGAGAAAGCGCACCCCGACGTCTTTAATATCCTCTTGCAGGTCATGGACGAGGGGCGCCTGAGCGACAGTCAGGGCCGCATGGTCGACTTCTCAAATACGCTGATCATCTTGACCTCGAACGTCGGCAGCCGCGAGATCATGGACCTGACCGGAAAGGTCGAGCAGGAGGAGCTCAACGACGCCGTCGGCGAGATTCTCAAGGATCATTTCAAGCCGGAGTTCTTGAACCGCCTCGACGCCCCGATCACCTTCCAGGCGTTGAGCTGCGAGTCGATTCGCCTCATCGTCGACATCCAGGAGCGCGGGCTGCGAAAGTTGTTGGGCCAGCAAAAGATCTTGATCGGCCTGAGCGATGCCGCCCGCGACTTTTTGGCCGAAGAGGGCTACGAGCCGGAGTACGGCGCGCGCCCGCTCAAGCGCGCCTTCGGCAAATTCATCCACGACCCGCTGTCGACCGAGATTCTGGAGGGGCGCTTCGGCGAGGGCGACGAGATCAAGGTGGACGTCGCCGAAGATGGAAAGGGGCTGACGTTTAATCGGGTTGAGAAGGCCTGA
- a CDS encoding protein kinase domain-containing protein — protein sequence MSEQNFLVDAEGGSARFRVLGLLANGRSYQIVGVEDTQADTASEQTLCARAVLYDTGYSTDADYVRIRREAVREEWAFLEKMNSPLLPTPIALLNVGIAPEDLPEIEDAESMADEPQVEPVLVCDWQDGLTIFEWIRREHPEGLPSEQALDLMGELVAFLQSVHTAGYVFRDLDPRHFIVGEADEAAADSVDGEASSPKMTLTRVVGFGNATLIAERPNQAKFHYNESPYVAPEVRGDRSGTMLRTGADSYALGALLSFILTGEEPRTVVENPLGQLAYERLSNLDPPGLSLLVARLIQPHGKNRIARMERLAKYATRENLPTMQTKGFGMLLLPAPFSGVEDPKNNRALHSKLSAGPLISIEPDANNRVAERASESAQDPDSASFFADRMPLSWSLAAAGLGVVSVVVLIVLGAI from the coding sequence ATGTCAGAACAGAATTTCCTAGTCGATGCCGAGGGCGGCAGCGCGCGCTTTCGCGTGCTCGGGTTATTGGCCAATGGGCGCAGCTACCAGATCGTTGGGGTCGAGGACACCCAGGCCGACACCGCCAGTGAGCAGACGCTTTGCGCGCGCGCGGTGCTCTATGACACCGGCTATAGCACCGACGCCGACTATGTGCGGATTCGCCGCGAGGCGGTGCGCGAGGAGTGGGCGTTTTTAGAGAAGATGAACAGCCCGCTTTTGCCCACGCCGATTGCGCTGCTAAACGTCGGGATCGCCCCGGAAGACCTGCCCGAGATCGAGGACGCCGAGTCGATGGCCGACGAACCCCAGGTCGAGCCGGTGTTGGTCTGTGATTGGCAGGACGGCCTGACCATTTTCGAGTGGATTCGCCGCGAGCATCCCGAGGGATTACCCAGCGAACAGGCGCTCGACTTGATGGGCGAATTGGTCGCGTTTTTGCAGAGCGTCCACACCGCAGGCTATGTGTTTCGCGACCTCGACCCGCGCCACTTTATCGTGGGCGAGGCCGACGAAGCCGCGGCCGATTCGGTCGATGGCGAGGCGAGCAGCCCGAAGATGACGCTGACCCGGGTGGTGGGGTTTGGCAACGCGACCCTCATCGCCGAGCGCCCGAACCAGGCGAAATTCCACTATAATGAGTCGCCCTATGTCGCCCCCGAGGTCCGCGGCGATCGCTCCGGCACGATGCTTCGCACCGGCGCCGACAGCTACGCGCTCGGCGCCTTGCTCAGCTTTATCCTGACCGGCGAGGAGCCGCGCACCGTGGTCGAAAACCCGCTGGGTCAACTGGCCTATGAGCGCCTGAGCAACCTGGATCCGCCCGGGCTCTCGCTCTTGGTCGCGCGCCTGATCCAGCCGCACGGCAAGAACCGCATCGCCCGCATGGAGCGCCTGGCGAAATACGCCACCCGCGAGAACCTGCCCACCATGCAGACCAAGGGCTTCGGCATGCTTCTGCTGCCGGCTCCGTTCTCGGGCGTCGAAGACCCCAAGAATAATCGCGCTCTGCATAGCAAATTATCGGCAGGTCCGTTAATTAGTATCGAACCTGATGCGAATAACAGAGTGGCGGAGAGGGCGTCGGAGTCCGCACAGGACCCGGACAGCGCGTCGTTTTTTGCCGATAGAATGCCGCTGTCGTGGAGCCTGGCGGCGGCGGGTCTCGGGGTGGTTTCGGTCGTCGTGTTGATTGTTTTGGGCGCGATATAA
- a CDS encoding DUF2267 domain-containing protein — protein sequence MSVTGIRPLDRQVNVAMEWIHDTDDEFGWQDPLKTYHALVATLHALRDRLSVDEAADFAAQLPGLLRGVFYEGFRPSQMPVKGRDVDDFLDGIRAGFAPGQSINPELIATRVFAVLSRRVSGGEIRQVRGMLPHSFQYLWPVEVPVDHFGSDEPPHARI from the coding sequence ATGAGCGTTACAGGTATTCGACCATTAGATCGCCAGGTCAACGTCGCCATGGAGTGGATCCACGACACCGATGATGAGTTCGGCTGGCAGGATCCGCTAAAGACTTATCACGCCCTGGTCGCGACTCTGCACGCGTTGCGCGACCGGTTAAGCGTCGATGAGGCGGCGGATTTCGCCGCCCAACTCCCCGGGTTACTTCGGGGCGTCTTTTACGAGGGCTTTCGCCCCTCCCAGATGCCGGTCAAAGGCAGAGATGTGGATGACTTCTTGGATGGAATTCGGGCGGGCTTTGCCCCCGGGCAGAGTATCAACCCGGAGTTGATCGCCACGCGCGTCTTCGCGGTGCTCTCCCGACGGGTGAGCGGCGGTGAGATACGTCAGGTGCGAGGCATGCTGCCGCATTCCTTCCAATATCTGTGGCCCGTGGAGGTTCCCGTCGACCATTTCGGAAGCGATGAGCCACCGCACGCGCGCATCTGA
- a CDS encoding SLC13 family permease, with translation MTLGMIIVLGITALAVLLFILEPIPLDVTAMLVLVLLVLLGKWTQVTPADAVSGFSNPATLTVLSMLILSDGVRRTGMIQGIARHLSKMVGSSEKKQLLATFAMAGPMSGIMNNTPVVALLLPLVTEMAHKGRVSPSKLLLPLSYISMLGGMLTLIGTSTNILAADISVRLLDHKIGMFEITGLGAIVMGVGAVYLYFAAPILLPEHVKPRGSTLENFEVASFLRELKLWADAPMLGMSLRDWLDNSDLKLALLAIVRGEAVFEHPDRDQVLQEGDILLVHATEKYLKMLEDGGGVELLPPRKFTPDQIMISGDFNSLAQIVVVAGSALEGRTIRATNFPERFDAYVLAHRSRSVVRREDFADQVLRSGDTVLLQTTRKGQERMAASPDVILMNASERKGYRPEKIPVAIAILLAVVGLAAFDVLPIMVSALAGVVAMLLTGVVRSSEMYKDVDWRVIFMLAGIIPLGIALEQTGTAQFLGSALAGSGEYLPAIVVLWLFYISTGLITEFISNNAAVLLMIPVAAATATQIGANEFAFVLAVMFAASTAFLGPVGYQTNLFVYGPGGYCVRDFIRIGAPLQLLLSVVTVMGIDYIWGI, from the coding sequence ATGACCCTGGGGATGATCATTGTGCTGGGGATCACGGCGTTGGCGGTGTTGCTCTTTATCCTGGAGCCGATTCCGCTGGACGTCACCGCGATGTTGGTGCTCGTCTTATTGGTGCTGCTGGGTAAATGGACGCAAGTGACGCCGGCGGATGCGGTCTCGGGGTTCTCAAACCCAGCCACGCTCACCGTGTTGTCGATGCTCATCTTAAGCGACGGGGTGCGCCGAACCGGCATGATTCAGGGGATCGCGCGTCATTTGAGCAAGATGGTCGGCAGCAGTGAGAAGAAGCAACTTTTGGCGACCTTCGCGATGGCGGGGCCGATGTCGGGTATTATGAATAATACGCCGGTCGTCGCGCTTTTGCTGCCCCTGGTCACCGAGATGGCGCATAAGGGGCGGGTTTCGCCCTCTAAGCTGCTGCTGCCGCTCTCCTATATCTCGATGCTCGGCGGCATGCTCACGCTCATCGGTACCTCGACCAATATCCTGGCCGCCGATATCTCGGTGCGCTTGCTCGACCATAAGATTGGGATGTTTGAGATCACCGGCCTGGGGGCGATCGTGATGGGGGTCGGCGCGGTTTATCTGTATTTTGCGGCGCCGATCTTATTGCCCGAGCATGTAAAACCGCGGGGCAGCACGCTCGAGAACTTTGAGGTCGCCAGTTTTTTGCGTGAGCTAAAATTATGGGCGGATGCGCCGATGCTCGGGATGTCGCTGCGCGATTGGTTAGATAATTCGGACCTCAAGCTTGCCCTGCTCGCCATCGTCCGCGGCGAGGCGGTGTTCGAGCACCCGGACCGTGACCAGGTGCTGCAGGAGGGAGATATTTTATTGGTCCACGCGACCGAGAAATACCTGAAGATGCTCGAAGACGGCGGCGGGGTTGAGCTGCTGCCGCCGCGAAAGTTTACCCCCGACCAGATTATGATCTCGGGGGATTTTAATAGCCTCGCCCAGATCGTCGTGGTCGCCGGCTCGGCGCTCGAGGGGCGCACGATCCGGGCGACCAACTTCCCGGAGCGCTTCGACGCCTATGTGCTGGCGCATCGCAGCCGCAGCGTGGTGCGGCGCGAGGACTTCGCCGACCAGGTGCTGCGAAGCGGCGATACGGTGCTGCTGCAGACGACCCGAAAGGGGCAGGAGAGGATGGCGGCGAGTCCGGATGTCATTCTGATGAATGCCAGTGAACGAAAGGGCTATCGGCCCGAGAAGATCCCGGTCGCCATCGCCATTCTGCTCGCCGTGGTGGGCCTGGCGGCCTTTGACGTTCTGCCGATTATGGTGAGCGCGCTGGCCGGGGTGGTGGCGATGCTCTTGACCGGCGTGGTGCGCTCCTCGGAGATGTATAAGGACGTCGATTGGCGGGTGATCTTTATGCTGGCCGGCATCATCCCGCTGGGGATTGCGTTGGAGCAAACCGGCACGGCGCAATTTTTGGGGAGCGCGTTGGCCGGAAGCGGTGAGTATCTGCCGGCGATCGTGGTCCTGTGGCTCTTCTATATCTCGACGGGTTTGATCACCGAATTTATCAGTAATAACGCGGCGGTGCTGTTGATGATCCCGGTGGCGGCGGCGACCGCCACGCAGATCGGGGCGAATGAATTTGCGTTTGTGCTGGCGGTGATGTTTGCGGCGAGCACCGCGTTTCTGGGGCCGGTGGGCTATCAGACCAATCTGTTCGTATACGGTCCCGGCGGGTATTGTGTGCGCGACTTCATTCGCATCGGCGCGCCGCTGCAATTGCTCCTCTCGGTCGTGACCGTGATGGGGATCGATTATATCTGGGGCATCTAA